The sequence TTGATCATCGAGCCTGCTTCTGCCGTGGCCTCGGCATGCTTGCGGATCGCCGGCAGATAGAGTTTTGCCAACCAGCCGAAGGCCGCGATCCAGATCACCACCAGCACCGCCAGCCGCAAGTCAAGGCTGGCGACCAGCGCCAGTGTCGTCACCGTGTAGATGAGCATGAACCAGATGACTTCGATGAAGCTTTCCATCAAATCGCCGGTCGCTTGCCCCGCCTGCCAGACTTTTGTCGCGATGCGGCCGGCGAAATCGTTCTGGAAGAAGGCGTAGGACTGGCGCGACACATGCCGGTGCGCCTGCCAGCGCACCAGGTTGTAGAAGCCTGGCGTGATCGTCTGCTCGTCGACCAGCGCCGAGAGGCCGACGACGATGGTGCGGATGACCAGCACCACCGCGATCATGAACACCAGCTCGGGCCCGGCGGCGGTCCATAGCGCATGCCAGCTGCGTTCGCCGGGAAGCTGGTCGAGGATGTCGACCAGCCGCCCGACGAAGTAGAACAGGCCTGCCTCGACCAGTGGCGCGATGCCGCCGATGACCAGCATGGCGAAGAAGGCGAACTTCGCCTGGCCGACATAGTGCCAGAGAAACCCGCCGACACTGGACGGTGGCCGAAGATTCGCCGGCTCCCTGAACGGAAAGACCCAGTTCTCGAACCAGCGGTAGACGGCTGTCATCATGCGGCGGCCATCATTCTGCGGCTTGCCCCTTTGCGCCAATGTCGTTGGCAACAATATCGTTGGCTATATCAGCCGGGATGTCCTCGAGCAGGAACCCACCCGACTGGCGCTGCCAGAGCTGCGCGTAGAGCCCGCCCTTGGCGACCAGTTCGTCGTGCGAACCTTCCTCGATGACCCGTCCCTGGTCCATCACCACAAGCCTGTCCATCGCCGCGATGGTCGACAGCCGGTGGGCAATGGCGATGACGGTCTTGCCCTGCATGAGCTTGTAGAGATTCTCCTGGATGGCGGCTTCCGCTTCGGAATCCAGCGCCGACGTCGCTTCGTCAAGGATAAGTATCGGTGCATCCTTCAACATAACGCGAGCAATGGCGATGCGTTGCCGCTGGCCGCCGGACAATTTGACGCCGCGGTCACCGACATAAGCGTCGAACCCCTTGCGGCCTTTGTGGTCCGCAAGCCCGCCGATGAAGTCAAGCGCCTCGGCTCGCCGCGCCGCCTCCACAAGCATCTCCTCAGAAGCATCGGGGCGGCCATAGAGGATGTTCTCGCGCACCGAGCGATGCAGCAGCGAGGTGTCCTGCGTGACCATGCCGATCTGGGCCCGCAGAGAATCCTGCATCACGCCGGCGATCTCCTGACCATCGATCAGGATCCGGCCGCCTTCCAAATCGTAGAAGCGCAGCAGCAGATTGACCAGTGTCGACTTGCCGGCGCCCGAGCGGCCGACGATGCCGACCTTCTCGCCCGGCTTCACCGTCAGCGACAGGTTTTCGATCACGCCTTTCTGCTTGCCGTAGTGGAAGCGGATATCCTCGAAGCGGATCCCACCCTTGGAAACGCTGATCTCCTTCGCATCCCGTCTGTCCTCGACCAGCCGCGCAACGAGATCGAGGCGATGCCGTCCTGCACCGTGCCGATGTTCTCGAACAGGCCCGACATTTCCCACATGATCCACTGCGACATGCCCCACATCCGGAGCACCAGGCCAATGACCACGGCGACCGCGCCGATCGTCACCACTTGTCCCATCCACAGCCACAGCGAGATGGCGGTGACCGAGAACAGCAGCAGTGCGTTCAGAATGTAGAGCGTGCCGAAAAGCACCGTCACCAGCCGCATCGACCGGTAGACAGTGTCGAGAAAGCCCATCATGCCTTCCCTGGCGAAAGTGGCCTCGCGCTTGGCATGACTGAACAGCTTGACCGTCTGGATGTTGGAATAGCTGTCGACGACGCGGCCGGTCATGACCGAGCGTGCATTGGCCTGTTCCTCGCCGACCTTGCCCAGGCGCGGGATGAAGTAGCGCAGCAACAGGATGTAGCCGACCAGCCAGACGGCCAGCGGCGCGGCCAGCCGCCAGTCGGCCGAGCCGACGATCCACAGCATGCCGAGGAAATAGACGATGACGTAGTTGAGCACGTCGATCACCTTGATGACGCATTCGCGCACGGCGAGTGCGGTCTGCATCAGCTTGGTAGCGATGCGGCCGGCGAACTCGTCCTGGTAGAAGCTCATCGACTGCTTGAGCAGGTAGCGGTGCACCTGCCAGCGGATGCGCATGGGATAGTTGCCCATCAGCGTCTGCTGGTTGAGCAGCGAATGCAGCCACACCGTGCCCGGCAGCGCGAACAGCACGATGAAGGCCATCGCGGCGAGCTTCCAGCCCTCGGTCTGCAGGAAGGTTTCGCGGTTCTGTGCCGACAGCCAGTCGACGATGCGGCCGAGGAAGCCGAACATCCACACTTCCGCGATGGCGATCGCCGTCACCAGCACCGCATCGACAAGGATATAGGGCCAGGCGCCGCGCGTATAATGCAGGCAGAAGGCGACCAGCGTCTTGGGTGGCTCGACGGGTTCCGCTGCCGGGAACGGATCGAGCCTTCTTTCAAACCAGCTAAACAACAACATGGGTCACGCCTGTGAAATCTGTTTTCCGCTTACGCGGCTTGGCGACGTACGAAGGTCCCGGGTCGTGTGGCGCCGAGGGCCGACGGTCCGGAATCATCCGGACCGTCGGCCCTGCTTCGCGCAATATAGGGGCTCGCGGGCTTTTCGCCGACAGGCTCGTTTGTCGATCCTGACGGTGCGGTGTCGACAAGCCGGATTTTCGCACCTGGCCGGATCAGTCGGATGATCCGGCGCACCAGCGAGGGCCGGCTCGGATCCGGGACCGCGCGCGAGAAATCGACATCCGGCAGCATGCCGCGATGCGGCCGACGGCGAACTTCGGCATGGACCGCTGACGAATAGGTGTCGCCGATCAGCAGCGCCCAGGTCGGCAGTCGGTGGATATGCAGGCTCCTCGAGCCAGGTATTCTGGGATCGAACATCGGTCCGTCCTCCGTATGAAAATAGAGATGAAAAGGCGAAGCAACATCGTCCGCCGGCATTCGACCGGAGGGATGGATTGCGTCTGTCTGGACACGGCGAGCGTCAGTCCAGACACGTTCAGGTGGGGCGTTCAGCCCTTTTGACTTTTTGAAAAACATCGCAGGATTCCTTCGAGAGCCGAAAAGGTGTTTCGGCGGGAATCGGTGCGATCAAGTCTTAGAGAGTCAGGAGAATTGTCGTACCGAAACCGCCAGCAGGCAGGTAAGCCCAAGAGAGGGGCGCTGGATGTGCATGGTCATCATGAGTTTCCCCTCCATCGGTTCGGGTTGACAATGCTGGCCGTATACCCGACTTCGCAGAAAATGGCCACCTGCAGGTCCAGCAATTTCCAAAACCGGGAAGCCCCTGTGGCCGATCTGCCACTTATTAGAAGGATGCGGAAATGAACCGTCGTCTCCGCATCGCGCTCTACCAGCCGGACATCGCCGGCAATACCGGGACAATCCTGCGCTTCGCCGCTTGCCTCGGCCTTGGCGTCGACATCATCGAACCGGCCGGCTTTCCGCTCTCCGACAAAGCGCTCAAGCGCGCCGGCATGGACTACCTCGAAATGGCCGCCCTGACCCGGCATGTCGACTGGCAGGCCTTCGAGCAGTGGCGCAAGGCTCGCGCGGATCGGCTGGTGCTTCTGTCGACCAAAGCGACGACCCCTTACACCAACTTCAGCTTCGCGGACGGCGACATCCTCCTGTTCGGCCGCGAATCCGCAGGCGTGCCGGATGCGGTCCATCAGGCGGCGGATGCGCGGCTGACCATCCCTATGCAGGGTACCGCTCGCAGCATCAACGTCGCGCTCTCCGTCGCCATGGTGGCGGGCGAAGCTGTCCGGCAGCTCGGATAGAATCCGCGGCCCGTCGGCAACTCCACCCTTGCCATTGCTTACGGCAGTGGTTTCTCCAGCCATTCTCACCCAGGCGCACATCGCCTTCTCCTGTCATTTGCCCTACCAACATTTCTTCGCTACAAGCTCAAGTTAACTTGAGGTCAAGCGGAAAATGGGAAATGGCTCCAGTAACGGAATTGACGGTCGGCCAGGTGGCCATGCGCAGCGGTGTCGCGGTATCGGCCCTGCATTTCTATGAAGCGCGCGGGCTGATCCGCAGCCACCGCACGTCAGGCAACCAGCGCCGCTACGGCCGTGACGTGCTGCGGCGGGTGGCGATCATCAAGGTCGCGCAGGAGGTCGGCATCTCGCTCGCCGAAATCGGCCAGGCATTGGCATCCCTGCCCGAAGGCCGCACGCCGACGCGCGACGACTGGAACCTTTTGTCGACCGCCTGGCGCGACGGGCTCGACCACAAGATCGCCCAACTGAAGAAACTGCGCGACGGACTGACCGACTGCATCGGCTGCGGCTGCATGTCGATCGACAAATGCCCGCTCAGGAACAAGGGCGACAGACTGGCAAGGGAAGGAACGGGGGCGCGGAGACTAATTGCGCCTTGAGTGGAATGCGGCGCGACAAAGGAGGTACGTCAGTGCTGGGACACCTGATTCAGGCAGAGGAAGAGACACAACTCATAACGATCTACCGGATCGACTCCGGCGGCATGCCAACCCTGTACACCTCGGTGAGCTTCGAGGAGGCGCGGAAGATGGGGTTCGAGAAATTCGGCAGGTTGCTTGGAGAGAACCTGGTCTTGGATTCTCAAAGAATGCGCGATCTGTTTTCGTTGTGACAGCAACTAGTCCGCCGCCGGCAAGCGCCGGATGGTGAACTCGATCAAATCACCCGGGCGCTCGAACCAGCTTTCGATCTCGGTCCAGTAGGCTTGCTTGGGGAAGCGCTCGAACCATTCCTTGGCCTTGAGGCGCGCATCGGAGCGCGGCAGCACGAAGGTCTCGCGCAAAAAGCCGTCGCGCGGCATACGCGCGCGTTCGGCCCGGCTCTGGTCGAGCCTTTTCTTCAGGCCATCCAGCGGCGGTCTTGCCGGGGTGCGCACGAAACAACTCCTTGCACCTGGCACATGACCCCGAAACCGGAACCCTGGCTTCGGAAAGGATCATGCGCGAAAGCAAAGTGACTTGACCCTGTTCCCTAAGAGATTAGGGATCGCGCCGGCAAAAGACGAGTCATTTGTAGGGGCGGGCCGCCCCGCAACCGGAGACGGCACTTGGAACGACCTGAAATACCGGCTGGCCTGCCCGCCGACATCGAAGAGAAGAAGATGAAGGCGCGCCTGTGGTTCGAGGCGCTGCGCGAACGCATCTGCGGCGCCTTCGAGCAGATCGAGCAGGATCTCCA is a genomic window of Mesorhizobium huakuii containing:
- the soxR gene encoding redox-sensitive transcriptional activator SoxR, with the protein product MAPVTELTVGQVAMRSGVAVSALHFYEARGLIRSHRTSGNQRRYGRDVLRRVAIIKVAQEVGISLAEIGQALASLPEGRTPTRDDWNLLSTAWRDGLDHKIAQLKKLRDGLTDCIGCGCMSIDKCPLRNKGDRLAREGTGARRLIAP
- a CDS encoding tRNA (cytidine(34)-2'-O)-methyltransferase, which translates into the protein MNRRLRIALYQPDIAGNTGTILRFAACLGLGVDIIEPAGFPLSDKALKRAGMDYLEMAALTRHVDWQAFEQWRKARADRLVLLSTKATTPYTNFSFADGDILLFGRESAGVPDAVHQAADARLTIPMQGTARSINVALSVAMVAGEAVRQLG